In a genomic window of Saccharothrix sp. HUAS TT1:
- a CDS encoding ABC transporter ATP-binding protein, whose protein sequence is MTPVVELRGVGRDYHGVVALRDVSLTVERGELVGIVGPSGSGKSTMLNLIGTLDRPTRGEVLIDGHAVRELSDRALSALRANAIGFVFQQFHLSTGVSTVDNVADGLLYTGAGLRERRRRAAEALDTVGLGHRLTHRPHELSGGERQRVAIARAVVGRPTLLLADEPTGNLDSTSGEGVLRLLRELNDAGATVLVITHDQGVAGALPRRVDVRDGRVVGDG, encoded by the coding sequence GTGACGCCGGTGGTGGAGCTGCGGGGCGTGGGCCGCGACTACCACGGGGTGGTCGCCCTGCGGGACGTCTCGCTCACCGTCGAACGGGGTGAGCTGGTGGGCATCGTCGGCCCGTCGGGATCGGGCAAGTCGACCATGCTCAACCTGATCGGCACCCTGGACCGCCCCACCCGGGGCGAGGTGCTGATCGACGGCCACGCCGTCCGCGAGCTGTCGGACCGGGCCCTCTCCGCGTTGCGCGCCAACGCGATCGGCTTCGTGTTCCAGCAGTTCCACCTGTCCACCGGTGTGTCCACAGTGGACAACGTCGCTGACGGCCTCCTCTACACCGGAGCGGGCCTGCGAGAACGCCGACGGCGTGCCGCGGAGGCACTGGACACCGTCGGCCTCGGCCACCGGCTCACCCACCGGCCGCACGAGCTGTCCGGCGGCGAGCGGCAGCGCGTGGCGATCGCCCGCGCCGTGGTCGGCCGCCCGACCCTGCTGCTCGCCGACGAGCCGACGGGCAACCTGGACTCGACGTCGGGCGAGGGCGTGCTGCGCCTGCTGCGCGAGCTGAACGACGCGGGCGCCACGGTCCTGGTGATCACGCACGACCAGGGCGTGGCCGGGGCCCTGCCGCGCCGGGTGGACGTGCGCGACGGTCGGGTGGTGGGCGATGGCTGA
- a CDS encoding ABC transporter permease, protein MADLRPARLSPADVLRVGGAGLRARPTRVVLSALGIAIGIAAMVSVVGISTSSRADLDRRLAALGTNLLTAGPGQTLFGERTHLPAEAVGMIGRMEPVLSATATGVVVDVKVYRNDRIPETQSGGIAVLAAGPDLLATVGGAVAKGAFLNDATARYPAVVLGHEAAERLGVATTGEPVHLGGRWFTVVGVLHPTPLAPELDTAALIGWPVARAELGFDGYPTTVYARSREDAVHSVQARLAATAKPEHPDEVEVSRPSDALAAKQATDETLNALLLGLGAVALLVGGVGVANTMVVSVLERRAEIGLRRSLGATRAQIRTQFLTESLLLSALGGASGALLGVLVTAAYATYQGWPSVVPAWSTLGGVVATTVIGAVAGLYPAVRAGRLPPTEALATR, encoded by the coding sequence ATGGCTGACCTGCGACCGGCCCGCCTCTCACCCGCCGACGTGCTGCGGGTGGGCGGAGCAGGCCTGCGGGCCAGACCGACGCGGGTGGTGCTGTCGGCGTTGGGCATCGCGATCGGCATCGCGGCGATGGTCTCGGTGGTGGGCATCTCCACATCCAGCCGCGCCGACCTGGACCGACGGCTGGCCGCGCTGGGCACGAACCTGCTGACCGCAGGTCCGGGTCAGACCCTGTTCGGCGAGCGGACCCACCTGCCCGCCGAGGCGGTGGGCATGATCGGCCGGATGGAGCCGGTCCTGTCCGCCACCGCGACCGGCGTCGTGGTGGACGTGAAGGTCTACCGCAACGACCGCATTCCGGAGACCCAGTCGGGCGGCATCGCGGTGCTGGCGGCGGGGCCCGACCTCCTGGCCACCGTCGGCGGCGCCGTCGCCAAGGGCGCCTTCCTCAACGACGCCACCGCCCGCTACCCGGCCGTGGTGCTGGGCCACGAGGCCGCCGAACGCCTGGGCGTCGCCACCACCGGCGAACCCGTCCACCTGGGCGGCCGGTGGTTCACCGTGGTGGGTGTCCTGCACCCGACGCCGCTCGCGCCGGAGCTCGACACCGCCGCCCTGATCGGCTGGCCGGTGGCCCGCGCGGAACTGGGTTTCGACGGCTACCCGACCACCGTCTACGCCAGGTCGCGGGAGGACGCCGTGCACAGCGTCCAAGCCCGCCTGGCCGCGACCGCCAAACCCGAACACCCGGACGAAGTGGAAGTGTCCCGACCCTCGGACGCGCTCGCGGCCAAGCAGGCGACCGACGAGACCCTGAACGCCCTGCTCCTCGGCCTGGGCGCGGTGGCGCTCCTGGTCGGTGGTGTGGGCGTGGCCAACACCATGGTCGTCTCGGTGCTGGAACGCCGGGCCGAGATCGGTCTCCGAAGATCGCTCGGCGCGACCAGGGCCCAGATCCGCACCCAGTTCCTGACCGAATCCCTGCTCCTGTCCGCGTTGGGCGGCGCGTCCGGTGCGCTGCTGGGCGTGCTCGTCACCGCGGCGTACGCCACCTACCAGGGCTGGCCCTCGGTGGTGCCGGCGTGGTCGACCCTCGGCGGGGTGGTGGCGACGACCGTGATCGGCGCGGTGGCCGGCCTCTACCCGGCGGTCAGAGCGGGCCGGCTGCCGCCCACCGAGGCGCTGGCCACCCGGTGA
- a CDS encoding peptidoglycan-binding protein, which translates to MTKRARIAWGAGVLVLLGAGSAAAVGFGGAEPTTANAADLPPATAKVEATTLTRAERVTGALSHGTATPTPVGAQGTVTWLPAPGAVITRGQALYEVDGRPVPLLFGATPAYRSLSAGATGRDVRQLEENLSALGHGGFTVDDTYTSGTAAAVRAWQVASGLPETGVVQQSDVVVAGGEVRVAEWKVPPGSRATGPVLTYTGTTRVVVVPLDVGKQHLVAEGVPATVVLPDGRSVDGRVESVGTAATSAAAEPGAPAATTVDVVVSVADQAALGRLDSAPVDVVLVSERKEGVLAVPIGALVALDEGEYGVQLVEGGAMRYVPVETGLFAAGRVEVAGDAIAEGVEVGVPR; encoded by the coding sequence ATGACCAAACGAGCCCGGATCGCCTGGGGAGCGGGCGTCCTGGTCCTGCTCGGAGCGGGAAGTGCCGCCGCCGTCGGATTCGGCGGTGCGGAGCCGACGACCGCGAACGCGGCCGACCTGCCACCCGCCACGGCGAAGGTGGAGGCGACGACGCTCACCCGCGCCGAACGGGTCACCGGCGCCCTGAGCCACGGCACGGCCACCCCGACCCCCGTCGGCGCTCAGGGCACCGTCACCTGGCTGCCCGCACCCGGCGCCGTCATCACCCGCGGTCAAGCGCTGTACGAGGTGGACGGCAGGCCCGTGCCGCTGCTGTTCGGCGCGACACCGGCCTACCGGTCGCTGTCCGCCGGCGCCACGGGCCGGGACGTCCGCCAGCTGGAGGAGAACCTGTCCGCCCTCGGCCACGGCGGCTTCACCGTGGACGACACCTACACCTCCGGCACGGCCGCCGCCGTGCGCGCGTGGCAGGTGGCGTCCGGCCTGCCGGAAACGGGGGTGGTGCAGCAGTCGGACGTCGTGGTGGCCGGGGGCGAGGTGCGGGTGGCCGAGTGGAAGGTCCCACCGGGCAGCCGCGCCACCGGGCCGGTCCTCACCTACACCGGCACCACGCGGGTCGTGGTCGTCCCGCTGGACGTCGGTAAGCAGCACCTGGTGGCCGAGGGCGTGCCGGCGACCGTCGTCCTGCCGGACGGCAGGTCGGTCGACGGCCGGGTCGAGTCGGTCGGCACGGCCGCCACCAGCGCCGCCGCCGAACCGGGCGCCCCTGCCGCGACCACGGTCGACGTGGTGGTCTCGGTGGCCGACCAGGCCGCGCTCGGCCGGCTCGACTCGGCCCCGGTGGACGTCGTGCTCGTGTCCGAGCGCAAGGAGGGCGTGCTGGCCGTGCCGATCGGCGCCCTGGTCGCCCTCGACGAGGGCGAGTACGGCGTCCAGCTGGTCGAAGGCGGCGCGATGCGCTACGTGCCGGTGGAGACCGGCCTGTTCGCCGCCGGTCGGGTCGAGGTCGCCGGCGACGCCATCGCCGAGGGCGTCGAAGTGGGGGTGCCCCGGTGA
- a CDS encoding tetratricopeptide repeat protein — translation MDGTQRAEAAFGGVAEQALRDINHTTNHYYAERRPPIASGTSVAPPLGRLNHRVRGRSELVAEVTDDLGGSIAVLAAGGGFGKTTVALEAVRNLPKVWWVDASSRDSLVAGLAEVALQAGADSHEVGEAWAGRAGSAIELLWRNLDRQAEPWVLVFDNADEPDVLAASGRRVGDGNGWLRLPRSTGSVLVTSRAGAGWPPAARVHHVRQLDPEDGAQVLLDLADAGSPEDAAALARRLGGLPLALRLAGRYLAVAKDALALPGLEPPTTFKAYQERWDERFTELTEGESASPRESLSRTWEMSMDLLAERGQPQTRQLLRLVSTFAEAPVPAFVLDATVMATSDLLRDVTAVQLSVLLKALQEVGLLDVLGSSVVVHPVVRDANRHQPDYEQNRQAYRALVARLLRAATKDLDHSDPATWPRWRSVLPHLADLGPHDDSDLDLETATLLYYGAGFTGEIGSHQVAEALYRRAIDLSTGAVGADHRETFAARHALGHLLQGKGDLAGAEAEHRTLVADQTRVLGADDSDTLDSRKCLAGVLREQGRWDEAEAEFRGVLAGRTRAQGETDISTLRIRHDLADLVEARGGLAESESEHRDVVAAMTRQLGPEHVQVTNVRTCLADTLKELGRLDDAEAEVRDVLAVIASRSTGDRTPPLGARRLLAEVMRLRGRLAEAVAESRAAVMDSSRIFGLEHPITLSIRHELGHLLEYQDDLEAAEEEHRRVIEAQERVLGPTHPNTLNTRSCLAQIHSKQRRFEEAEAGYLALLPVYERLLGAEHAVLLAIRHRLAHARAGRGDVEAAERDHREVIAAEERVLGPLHPDTLVSRHCLAGLLYDQGRHDEAEAEYRTTIALRTQVLGAEHHRTLATRYNLAGVLADLDRRDEAEAEYRAVLEVEARTLGADHPNTVKTREKLAELG, via the coding sequence GTGGACGGCACCCAGCGGGCTGAAGCGGCGTTCGGCGGTGTCGCCGAGCAGGCCCTGCGCGACATCAACCATACGACCAACCACTACTACGCCGAACGACGGCCGCCGATCGCCTCGGGCACGTCGGTGGCCCCGCCGCTCGGCCGGCTCAACCACCGGGTGCGCGGCAGGTCCGAGCTGGTGGCCGAGGTGACCGACGACCTGGGCGGCTCGATCGCCGTCCTGGCCGCCGGCGGTGGTTTCGGCAAGACGACGGTCGCCCTGGAGGCGGTCCGGAACCTGCCGAAGGTCTGGTGGGTGGACGCCTCCTCCCGCGACAGCCTGGTGGCGGGCCTGGCGGAGGTGGCCTTGCAAGCGGGGGCCGACTCGCACGAGGTGGGGGAGGCGTGGGCGGGGCGGGCCGGGTCGGCGATCGAGCTGCTGTGGCGCAACCTCGACCGCCAGGCCGAGCCGTGGGTGCTGGTCTTCGACAACGCCGACGAGCCGGACGTGCTGGCCGCGTCGGGCCGCCGGGTGGGTGACGGCAACGGCTGGCTGCGGCTGCCGAGGTCGACGGGGTCGGTCCTGGTCACCAGCCGGGCCGGCGCCGGCTGGCCACCGGCCGCGCGGGTGCACCACGTGCGCCAGCTCGACCCCGAGGACGGCGCGCAGGTGCTGCTCGACCTGGCCGACGCGGGCTCACCGGAGGACGCCGCCGCACTCGCCCGGCGCCTCGGCGGCCTACCGCTGGCCCTGCGCCTGGCCGGCCGCTACCTGGCCGTGGCCAAGGACGCCCTCGCCCTGCCGGGCCTGGAACCGCCGACCACGTTCAAGGCGTACCAGGAGCGCTGGGACGAGCGGTTCACCGAGCTCACCGAGGGCGAGTCCGCCTCCCCGAGGGAGTCCCTGAGCCGCACGTGGGAGATGTCGATGGACCTGCTCGCCGAGCGGGGGCAACCGCAGACGCGGCAACTGCTGCGCCTGGTCTCGACCTTCGCCGAGGCCCCGGTGCCCGCGTTCGTCCTCGACGCCACCGTGATGGCGACCTCGGACCTGCTCCGGGACGTCACCGCGGTCCAGCTGTCGGTGCTGCTGAAGGCGCTCCAGGAGGTCGGCCTGCTCGACGTGCTGGGGTCGAGCGTCGTGGTCCACCCGGTGGTCCGCGACGCCAACCGCCACCAACCGGACTACGAGCAGAACCGGCAGGCGTACCGGGCACTGGTCGCCCGGCTGCTCCGCGCGGCCACGAAGGACCTCGACCACAGCGACCCCGCCACCTGGCCGCGCTGGCGATCGGTGCTGCCGCACCTGGCCGACCTCGGTCCGCACGACGATTCCGACCTGGACCTGGAGACCGCGACGCTGCTCTACTACGGTGCCGGTTTCACCGGTGAGATCGGCTCCCACCAGGTGGCCGAGGCCCTGTACCGCCGTGCCATCGACCTGAGCACCGGGGCGGTGGGCGCGGACCACCGGGAGACGTTCGCGGCGCGGCACGCCCTGGGCCACCTCCTCCAGGGCAAGGGCGACCTGGCGGGCGCGGAGGCCGAGCACCGGACCCTGGTCGCGGACCAGACGAGGGTGCTGGGCGCGGACGACTCCGACACGCTCGACAGCCGCAAGTGCCTCGCCGGCGTCCTGCGCGAACAGGGGCGGTGGGACGAGGCCGAGGCCGAGTTCCGCGGTGTGCTCGCCGGGAGGACGCGTGCGCAGGGTGAGACGGACATCAGCACCCTGCGGATCAGGCACGACCTCGCCGACCTGGTGGAGGCTCGCGGTGGGCTGGCCGAGTCGGAGTCGGAGCACCGCGACGTCGTCGCGGCCATGACCCGGCAGCTCGGGCCGGAGCACGTTCAGGTCACGAACGTTCGCACCTGCCTCGCCGACACCCTCAAGGAGCTGGGGCGATTGGACGACGCCGAAGCGGAGGTCCGCGACGTGCTGGCGGTGATCGCGAGTCGGAGCACGGGCGACCGCACGCCGCCGCTGGGCGCGAGGCGCCTGCTGGCGGAGGTGATGCGGCTGCGGGGTCGGTTGGCCGAGGCGGTGGCAGAGTCGCGGGCGGCAGTCATGGACAGCTCCCGGATCTTCGGCTTGGAGCACCCGATCACCTTGAGCATCCGGCACGAGTTGGGGCACCTGCTCGAATACCAGGACGACCTGGAGGCCGCCGAGGAAGAGCACCGCCGGGTGATCGAGGCGCAGGAGCGCGTGCTCGGCCCGACGCACCCGAACACGCTGAATACCCGGTCGTGCCTGGCGCAGATCCACAGCAAGCAGCGGCGCTTCGAAGAGGCGGAAGCCGGCTACCTGGCCCTGCTGCCCGTGTACGAGCGCCTGCTGGGCGCGGAACATGCCGTGCTGCTGGCGATCCGGCACCGGTTGGCCCACGCCCGCGCGGGTCGCGGTGACGTCGAAGCGGCGGAGCGAGACCACCGGGAGGTGATCGCCGCCGAGGAGCGGGTGCTGGGGCCGCTGCACCCGGATACCCTGGTCAGCAGGCACTGCCTGGCCGGCCTGCTGTACGACCAGGGACGGCACGATGAAGCCGAGGCCGAGTACCGGACGACGATCGCGCTGCGGACCCAGGT